A portion of the Edaphobacter lichenicola genome contains these proteins:
- a CDS encoding DoxX family protein gives MFTLIYVGWIVSIIGALPLVLGGAMNMMKASVMVRNMEHVGFSPDVLPVFGFIKIVIAAASLVPPTSFIGVILATGWMGGAISAHIRVKDPYFVQVLIPS, from the coding sequence ATGTTCACACTCATCTACGTGGGTTGGATAGTCAGCATAATTGGCGCGCTCCCCCTCGTCCTAGGCGGCGCAATGAACATGATGAAGGCTTCGGTGATGGTCAGGAATATGGAGCACGTAGGATTCTCTCCGGATGTTCTGCCTGTGTTCGGATTTATCAAGATCGTGATCGCGGCGGCGAGTTTAGTCCCACCGACTTCCTTCATCGGCGTAATACTGGCAACGGGATGGATGGGCGGAGCCATCTCGGCACACATCCGAGTGAAAGACCCGTATTTCGTCCAGGTCCTTATCCCATCCTAA
- a CDS encoding tetratricopeptide repeat protein, with the protein MPHSSAQPDATASIIAIANLDQQIAELGDSPGVEDLLILREEFLADYDALDRASTLAEGRFVTAQDLLKRAQTRAAVHRFAEALSDLQVAQGHGASPGQILAMRASILIATGHASEVVAELKKDLIRSPSFASRNALATAYASMGRVDEADRLYAAALAGLNTTLPFPYAWIYFGRGLMWAEQGQNPARAEAMYKQALAYVPEFAAANISLAKLEMARGDYAAARKRTSRVAQSTNHPEALALLGVLDVRNGDDLEGNAEILHARQRYESLLVRYPLGFADHAAEFYLGPGNDPERAWLLVEQNLANRQTDRSVALAVKAAEATGRYQQACELLRDHGRLVQVYLKILANW; encoded by the coding sequence TTGCCTCATAGCAGCGCCCAGCCGGACGCCACTGCCAGCATCATTGCGATTGCCAATCTCGATCAACAGATCGCCGAGCTGGGAGATAGCCCGGGTGTCGAAGATTTGCTGATTCTTAGAGAAGAGTTCCTGGCGGATTACGACGCTCTCGATCGTGCGAGCACTCTTGCGGAAGGCCGATTCGTAACTGCTCAGGACTTATTAAAGCGTGCACAGACGCGTGCTGCCGTCCATCGATTCGCAGAGGCTCTCTCCGATCTTCAGGTCGCACAAGGACACGGTGCGTCGCCGGGACAGATTTTGGCAATGCGCGCCTCGATCTTGATCGCAACAGGGCATGCAAGCGAGGTCGTGGCAGAACTCAAGAAAGACCTGATTCGAAGTCCAAGCTTCGCATCGCGAAATGCGCTGGCCACCGCCTATGCGTCGATGGGACGCGTTGATGAGGCGGATCGACTGTACGCAGCGGCGTTGGCTGGTCTGAATACCACTTTGCCATTTCCTTACGCGTGGATCTACTTTGGGCGAGGTCTAATGTGGGCTGAGCAGGGCCAGAATCCGGCACGCGCGGAGGCGATGTACAAACAGGCGCTCGCATACGTGCCGGAGTTTGCGGCAGCAAATATCAGTCTGGCCAAGCTTGAGATGGCGCGAGGTGACTACGCCGCTGCAAGGAAGCGAACTTCGCGGGTGGCGCAATCAACGAATCACCCGGAGGCCCTTGCCCTTCTTGGTGTCCTAGATGTGCGAAACGGAGACGACCTGGAAGGCAACGCCGAAATCTTACATGCCCGGCAGCGGTATGAATCATTGCTGGTTCGTTATCCTCTGGGATTCGCCGATCATGCGGCAGAGTTCTATCTCGGCCCCGGGAACGATCCGGAAAGAGCATGGCTTCTCGTAGAACAGAATCTGGCCAATCGCCAGACGGACCGGTCGGTGGCTTTGGCGGTAAAGGCTGCAGAGGCAACTGGACGATACCAGCAAGCATGTGAGTTGTTACGTGACCATGGACGTCTGGTTCAGGTCTATCTGAAAATATTGGCAAACTGGTGA
- a CDS encoding HoxN/HupN/NixA family nickel/cobalt transporter, which produces MPSFLRSLVNDEPGNTKAKIIGLYVLLVTFNLAAWCWAFAAFHRFPVLLGTAFLAYSLGLRHAVDAGHIAAIDNVVRKLMQQGKKPVAVGLMFSLGHSTVVIVGSMGIAAAALALQHRIDAMREIGGVVGTLVSTLFLLGIALVNLVVLQSVYRSFMRVRRGEPYIEEEFDLLLGNRGFLSRLFSPVFNLIQSSWHMYPLGLLFGLGFDTATEIGLLGISSAEASKGLSISSILVFPVLFAAGMSLIDSTDNVLMLGAFGWAFVKPIRKLYYNMTITCVSVVVAFAVGGIEALGLLVVQLHLVGGFWDVVGRLNNNFGMLGYGIIILFVVSWISSIIIYKWRRFDDLEFGARDTA; this is translated from the coding sequence ATGCCGTCTTTCCTGCGGTCTCTCGTCAACGACGAGCCGGGTAACACCAAAGCCAAAATAATCGGCTTATACGTCCTATTAGTAACCTTCAATCTGGCGGCGTGGTGCTGGGCCTTCGCCGCTTTTCATCGGTTTCCAGTGCTTCTGGGCACAGCTTTTCTCGCTTATAGTTTGGGACTTAGGCATGCCGTCGATGCAGGTCATATCGCCGCGATCGACAATGTCGTACGGAAGCTGATGCAACAAGGGAAGAAGCCAGTTGCGGTAGGACTGATGTTCTCGCTCGGACACTCAACCGTCGTCATCGTCGGCTCCATGGGAATCGCGGCTGCGGCACTTGCTCTGCAGCATCGCATTGATGCGATGAGGGAGATTGGCGGAGTGGTCGGTACGTTGGTGTCTACTCTGTTCCTATTAGGAATTGCGCTCGTGAATTTGGTCGTGCTCCAGTCGGTTTATCGAAGCTTCATGCGGGTCCGACGAGGGGAACCCTACATTGAGGAAGAGTTTGACCTGCTGCTTGGTAACCGCGGTTTTCTGTCCCGCCTGTTTAGCCCCGTGTTCAATCTCATCCAATCGAGTTGGCACATGTATCCGCTAGGCCTTCTGTTTGGGCTTGGTTTCGATACTGCTACCGAAATCGGGCTCTTGGGGATTTCCTCTGCCGAAGCTTCAAAAGGACTTTCTATCTCGTCGATCCTTGTCTTTCCGGTTCTGTTCGCTGCGGGTATGTCGCTGATCGATTCGACAGACAACGTTCTGATGCTGGGAGCATTCGGGTGGGCGTTCGTAAAGCCGATTCGGAAGCTCTACTACAACATGACGATCACCTGCGTATCAGTTGTGGTCGCCTTTGCCGTTGGCGGGATCGAGGCGCTGGGATTGCTGGTGGTACAGCTCCACCTGGTAGGCGGATTCTGGGACGTAGTCGGCAGGCTCAACAATAATTTTGGCATGCTTGGCTATGGCATCATCATACTTTTTGTCGTGAGTTGGATCTCATCGATCATCATTTACAAATGGCGCCGGTTTGACGACCTCGAATTTGGTGCCCGGGATACGGCATAG
- a CDS encoding YybH family protein — protein sequence MKHSAWFRFSAAIITGSLFHAMPARAQSKDERAIRALQTRMAAAVSARDLDAVMKEYIPGNGLFVFDSDLPRQHIGWEAYRADWKLFLDSTSDVKADVEDLGITVVGNAAYSHNLEHLVWKRKSDGSQGEQLMSVTDGYRKIGGKWLIVLEHWSLPVVDGKAVLIARP from the coding sequence ATGAAGCATTCTGCATGGTTTCGTTTTTCAGCGGCGATTATCACTGGAAGCTTATTCCACGCAATGCCGGCGCGCGCGCAGTCAAAAGATGAGCGGGCTATTCGTGCGCTTCAGACCCGCATGGCCGCGGCAGTCTCAGCCCGGGATCTTGACGCTGTAATGAAGGAATATATCCCCGGTAATGGATTATTTGTGTTCGACTCCGATCTCCCGCGCCAGCACATTGGTTGGGAGGCGTACAGGGCGGACTGGAAATTATTCTTAGACTCGACATCGGACGTGAAAGCCGACGTCGAAGATTTAGGCATAACTGTGGTGGGAAATGCAGCCTATAGCCACAACCTGGAGCATTTGGTATGGAAGAGAAAAAGCGACGGTTCCCAAGGCGAACAGTTGATGAGCGTGACCGACGGCTATCGCAAGATCGGCGGAAAGTGGCTGATCGTGCTGGAGCACTGGTCATTACCGGTCGTGGACGGCAAGGCGGTATTGATTGCGAGGCCGTGA
- a CDS encoding reverse transcriptase N-terminal domain-containing protein, with product MRPVAFHSRALDVKRVTHNQGKNTPGVDGAIWSTPASKYKAIDTLKRRGYQPRPLRRVYILKNNRKLRPLGIPTMKTAPCRRYTCIGFTLFRLNDTNDVVPTCTPGAFVSVCSKCRWKLWLVEIIRKWEKSASLWRPLPPRRM from the coding sequence ATGCGGCCGGTTGCGTTCCATAGCCGCGCCTTGGATGTGAAACGGGTGACGCACAATCAGGGCAAGAACACGCCGGGAGTGGACGGAGCGATCTGGAGCACACCGGCGTCCAAATATAAGGCCATCGATACACTGAAACGGCGCGGCTATCAGCCGCGACCGTTGAGGCGGGTCTATATCCTGAAGAACAACCGGAAGCTGAGGCCGCTGGGAATCCCCACGATGAAGACCGCGCCATGCAGGCGTTATACCTGCATCGGCTTTACCTTGTTTCGCTTGAACGACACGAATGACGTAGTCCCTACCTGTACACCGGGGGCCTTCGTGTCCGTGTGCTCCAAGTGCAGATGGAAGCTGTGGCTTGTCGAAATCATCCGAAAGTGGGAGAAGAGCGCATCACTCTGGAGGCCTTTACCACCGCGCCGCATGTGA
- the ogt gene encoding methylated-DNA--[protein]-cysteine S-methyltransferase has translation MSERLLLQIDRLDTPIGEMLIVTDLEGYLRAVDWADYETRMNRLLRVHYGTDGFSLDPTRTPNGVTDAISKYFQGDLAAIDTLPVKTGGTPFQSDVWRALRDIPCGTTVSYSNLAKEIGRPSAVRAVGSANGSNPVGIVVPCHRVIGADGSLTGYGGGIDRKLWLLAACGDETE, from the coding sequence ATGAGCGAGCGTTTGCTGTTGCAAATCGATCGGCTTGACACTCCTATCGGCGAGATGCTGATCGTCACCGATCTCGAAGGTTACCTGCGAGCCGTGGATTGGGCAGATTACGAGACGCGCATGAACCGTCTTTTGCGTGTTCACTACGGCACTGACGGATTTAGCCTCGACCCAACGCGAACTCCGAATGGTGTGACGGATGCGATCAGCAAATACTTTCAGGGAGATCTTGCCGCCATCGACACTTTGCCGGTGAAAACGGGCGGAACGCCTTTTCAGAGCGATGTATGGCGGGCCTTGCGAGACATTCCATGCGGAACAACAGTCTCTTACTCGAATCTCGCCAAAGAAATTGGCCGGCCCTCGGCTGTCAGGGCGGTTGGCTCGGCTAATGGTTCCAATCCAGTGGGAATCGTCGTCCCTTGTCATCGCGTGATCGGGGCCGACGGCTCGCTGACTGGGTATGGCGGTGGAATCGACCGCAAATTGTGGCTCCTGGCCGCGTGCGGCGATGAAACAGAATAA
- a CDS encoding metallophosphoesterase family protein: MMKIAAISDIHGNLAALKAVLADIKGHAPDLIVNLGDSLSGPLFPAECADCLLSLDIPTIRGNHERQLLTLPIDEMGESDRYALSCLETHHLRWIEHTPTTLLIEREIQLVHGTPESDLGYFLETVEPQGVREANPLEVHDRARRVSAPLILCGHSHIPRSVSLADGRLVVNPGSVGLPAYGDDRPFPHKMQTGSPHARYALLEKRNGSWSAELYSVIYDWENAAKLAESRGRADWAKALRTGLV; encoded by the coding sequence ATGATGAAAATTGCTGCGATCTCTGATATTCATGGCAACCTGGCGGCGCTCAAAGCGGTGCTGGCTGACATCAAAGGGCATGCACCAGATCTGATCGTGAATCTTGGCGATTCATTATCGGGTCCTCTGTTTCCTGCCGAATGTGCAGACTGCTTACTATCGCTAGACATTCCGACGATTAGGGGAAACCACGAACGACAGCTTCTAACCTTGCCGATTGATGAGATGGGAGAGTCAGACCGATATGCTTTGTCTTGCCTTGAAACGCATCACCTCAGGTGGATCGAACACACCCCGACAACACTTCTTATCGAACGAGAGATTCAGTTAGTCCATGGCACCCCAGAAAGCGACCTTGGCTATTTCTTGGAGACCGTCGAGCCTCAAGGGGTTCGAGAGGCCAATCCATTGGAGGTCCACGATCGAGCCCGCAGGGTATCCGCGCCACTCATTCTCTGTGGACATTCGCATATTCCGCGCAGCGTCAGCTTGGCTGATGGGAGGCTCGTTGTGAATCCGGGATCGGTAGGACTACCAGCCTACGGAGACGACCGTCCCTTCCCTCACAAAATGCAGACTGGATCCCCGCACGCACGGTACGCACTCCTGGAGAAACGCAACGGTTCTTGGTCAGCGGAATTGTATTCGGTCATTTACGACTGGGAGAATGCTGCGAAGCTGGCCGAGAGCCGTGGACGAGCGGATTGGGCTAAGGCTTTACGGACGGGCCTTGTCTAA
- a CDS encoding alpha/beta fold hydrolase, with product MATAKSSAVRRNIEIPSGRISYLEDGSGPVALFVHGVLLNSYLWRHQLDGLSDIRRCIAVDLLAHGDTEIIESQDVSVTANAKMLREFLDALKIDQVDLVGNDSGGGIAQIFAALNPERVRTMTLTNCDTHDNWPPEAFKPFLEMAAAGGLAGTLDAMLSDKNVYRSQQALGPAYENPEQVSDDIIETYLRPLVQNEQRIFDLRRFLAAFDNSHTVAVQDRLKKLNAPTLIVWGTDDVYFDVKWSHWLADNIPGTTRRVEFKEARIFFPEERWQKFNQELRTHWQTQQSTLARSIDS from the coding sequence ATGGCGACAGCTAAATCTTCAGCGGTTCGTCGCAACATTGAGATTCCCTCCGGACGGATCAGCTATTTGGAGGATGGTAGTGGACCAGTTGCCCTGTTCGTGCATGGCGTGCTGTTGAACAGCTACCTCTGGCGTCATCAGTTGGACGGCTTGTCCGACATTCGACGCTGCATTGCGGTGGACCTGTTGGCGCATGGTGACACGGAGATCATCGAGAGCCAGGATGTGTCGGTTACAGCCAATGCCAAGATGCTCAGAGAATTCCTCGATGCTTTGAAGATCGATCAGGTTGACCTTGTGGGAAACGATAGTGGCGGGGGGATCGCGCAAATCTTTGCCGCATTGAATCCGGAACGCGTTCGGACCATGACACTCACGAACTGCGATACACACGACAATTGGCCACCTGAAGCATTCAAGCCATTTCTGGAGATGGCAGCCGCAGGTGGCCTGGCCGGAACGCTCGACGCGATGCTATCGGATAAGAACGTTTACCGCTCACAGCAGGCGTTGGGGCCCGCCTACGAAAATCCCGAGCAAGTGAGCGACGACATAATCGAAACATACCTTCGTCCGCTTGTTCAGAACGAACAAAGAATATTTGATTTGCGGCGCTTCCTCGCGGCTTTCGACAACAGCCACACGGTAGCCGTTCAAGATCGATTGAAGAAATTGAACGCGCCAACACTCATAGTCTGGGGAACGGACGATGTGTATTTCGATGTGAAATGGTCACATTGGCTCGCCGACAACATTCCAGGCACGACTCGGCGTGTTGAGTTCAAAGAAGCCAGAATCTTTTTCCCAGAAGAACGTTGGCAGAAGTTCAATCAAGAACTGCGCACGCATTGGCAGACACAACAAAGCACTCTAGCTCGTTCGATTGACTCTTAA
- a CDS encoding antibiotic biosynthesis monooxygenase family protein yields MPTIKANSGIITQINVFTVKPENQQALVDHLIGAASVARQIPGWKSISIHKSIDGKSVVNYAQAESLEAQERIFKELLEKGVIEKGHQFGEAHPGLYEAVYTLDNV; encoded by the coding sequence ATGCCTACGATCAAAGCAAACAGCGGCATCATTACCCAAATCAACGTGTTCACTGTGAAACCGGAGAATCAGCAGGCTCTCGTCGATCATTTGATCGGCGCAGCTTCTGTTGCACGGCAGATTCCCGGCTGGAAATCCATTAGTATCCACAAAAGCATCGACGGCAAGTCTGTCGTGAACTACGCTCAAGCCGAAAGCCTGGAAGCGCAGGAGAGAATCTTCAAAGAGCTTCTCGAAAAGGGCGTGATCGAAAAGGGTCATCAGTTCGGTGAAGCTCATCCAGGGCTCTATGAAGCGGTCTACACACTCGACAACGTCTAG
- a CDS encoding alpha/beta fold hydrolase — protein sequence MDRREFVRVSAATTAFAAWGRSSGAAIWSEECPCKEMTAAQFHAARKFVVTQQGRIAYLDIGEGPTALFLHGFPLNSFQWRGAIPLLSLMRRCIAPDFLALGYTEVAKGQSVAPQGQVAMLAALLDKLSISKVDIVASDSGGAIAQLFITHFPDRVNSLLLTNCDTERDSPPRAVLPVIELGRTGKFADEWIGRWLADKDAARSDTGLGGQCYMNPSRLSDETIDTYLAPLVKSPARKALTNAYAVALAPNPLQGIEASLKRCYVATRIVWGTGDTIFSTADADYLAHTVANSLGVRMVPGAKLFFPEELPELIVEEARFLWSL from the coding sequence ATGGATCGCAGAGAGTTCGTTCGTGTCAGCGCGGCGACGACGGCATTCGCAGCCTGGGGCAGGTCGTCTGGTGCAGCAATATGGTCTGAAGAATGCCCTTGCAAAGAGATGACCGCCGCGCAGTTTCACGCCGCCAGGAAATTTGTTGTCACACAGCAGGGGCGCATCGCTTACCTCGATATCGGGGAAGGGCCAACGGCATTGTTTCTGCATGGCTTTCCACTGAACAGCTTTCAATGGCGAGGCGCAATTCCGCTCCTCTCCTTGATGCGGCGTTGCATTGCCCCGGATTTTCTAGCGCTTGGCTACACGGAAGTGGCCAAGGGCCAGAGTGTGGCGCCACAGGGGCAGGTGGCAATGTTAGCGGCGCTCCTGGACAAACTTTCCATTTCCAAAGTTGACATTGTCGCTAGCGACAGCGGGGGTGCGATCGCGCAACTGTTCATCACACATTTTCCAGATCGAGTGAATTCACTGCTGCTCACAAACTGCGATACGGAGCGAGACAGCCCACCACGGGCAGTGCTTCCGGTGATCGAACTTGGACGAACTGGAAAATTTGCCGACGAATGGATTGGACGATGGCTTGCGGACAAGGATGCCGCACGGTCCGATACCGGGCTAGGAGGTCAGTGCTACATGAATCCCTCGCGTCTAAGCGATGAAACGATAGACACTTATCTTGCTCCGCTCGTGAAGTCACCCGCGCGAAAGGCACTGACCAACGCTTACGCGGTGGCTCTCGCTCCGAACCCTCTCCAGGGAATCGAAGCGTCGCTAAAGCGTTGCTATGTCGCTACGCGCATCGTCTGGGGCACAGGCGACACAATCTTCTCAACCGCGGACGCGGACTATCTTGCGCACACCGTTGCGAACTCCCTGGGGGTACGAATGGTACCGGGCGCCAAGCTTTTCTTTCCGGAAGAGTTGCCGGAACTGATTGTCGAAGAGGCCCGGTTTCTTTGGAGCCTCTGA
- a CDS encoding CPBP family intramembrane glutamic endopeptidase: MPAMETYAVSSDISGKRFLAALGAAVGTSAVTGALSYVLLRFLDSSSRSQAIVFIVYTTLVVTLCAFFSPVTKAPIGLRFTSLKHLLASVGLLIATLGVTALSYRLMSPVFGDLFSLVRQIAAFATDAKRLQGQPVAAWIIAIPRGVLLVPLFEEVLFRGLLLAWLRKHLREDLAVISMAALFALEHGSFAVAPYAFLLGITMGYVKLRTGSIFNTFAMHFLNNLFLLAIGLKLFGHS; the protein is encoded by the coding sequence ATGCCAGCAATGGAAACGTACGCAGTCTCATCCGATATAAGCGGGAAGAGGTTCTTGGCAGCGTTGGGCGCCGCAGTCGGCACATCGGCAGTAACCGGAGCTCTAAGTTATGTCTTGCTTCGCTTTCTCGATTCAAGCAGCCGCAGCCAGGCAATCGTATTTATCGTTTACACAACCCTCGTAGTCACACTCTGCGCATTCTTCAGCCCTGTTACGAAAGCGCCGATTGGGCTCCGCTTCACAAGCCTCAAACATCTGCTCGCGAGCGTCGGTTTGCTAATCGCGACGCTCGGGGTGACCGCCCTGTCCTATCGCCTGATGAGTCCCGTATTTGGAGATCTCTTCAGTTTGGTGCGTCAGATTGCTGCATTTGCCACCGACGCAAAGCGCCTACAAGGTCAGCCCGTTGCGGCTTGGATCATCGCGATCCCCCGGGGTGTTCTTCTCGTTCCGCTTTTCGAAGAAGTACTGTTTCGAGGCCTACTTTTGGCTTGGTTGCGCAAACATCTTCGCGAAGATCTGGCGGTGATTTCCATGGCGGCTCTCTTTGCCCTGGAACACGGGTCGTTTGCAGTGGCTCCGTATGCGTTTCTATTAGGCATCACCATGGGGTATGTAAAGCTTCGCACAGGCTCCATTTTCAACACCTTCGCGATGCACTTCTTGAACAATCTATTCTTGCTCGCAATCGGCCTCAAACTCTTCGGGCATTCCTGA
- a CDS encoding DUF4331 domain-containing protein, whose amino-acid sequence MLHAIRSQFCICLFLVGIVSIIGLEKVHASDHLDTPTVIADPAADIGDLYAWTSSDGKRLNLVMDIVAHQFSNRLQYVFHVDSGQQFGKTTASTTILCRFDVANNVECWAGSRDYVRGDAHTPAGLESEKHTFRIFAGLRDDPFFNNVKGTREAYNVAGAALKNGTSVDGAGCPNFTPATAQAILDTWRHTSGGPATNLLAGWKASAIVVSIDLDVLTTGGKLAAVWGTVHRVPHGHTAQIAHGMDRHPAMPALGEAIERTARPLIKNGLVGGPLDQEAISYARREAYNRVARTGWGRFSQDIERNLSLYDGFDGTCGNQWLADRKAAPSKRYATLAKLFADDRIWVNTSSSSCTQLFAVEFTAFGTPGALREDCGGRTPNYNASNIFRSLLTKGMTSGFDDGLEHDDKVHSTSEFPFLAEP is encoded by the coding sequence ATGCTTCATGCAATCCGAAGTCAATTCTGCATCTGTTTGTTTCTTGTCGGAATCGTCAGCATCATTGGCCTTGAAAAGGTTCACGCGTCGGATCACCTCGATACGCCCACTGTGATCGCAGATCCTGCCGCAGACATTGGCGACCTCTATGCGTGGACATCGTCTGACGGCAAGCGACTTAATCTGGTGATGGATATCGTCGCGCATCAATTTTCCAATCGGCTTCAGTATGTCTTTCATGTAGACAGCGGCCAACAGTTCGGCAAGACGACGGCGAGTACCACGATTCTCTGCCGCTTCGATGTCGCCAACAACGTGGAATGCTGGGCCGGCAGCAGAGACTACGTACGCGGAGATGCTCACACGCCCGCAGGACTCGAAAGCGAGAAGCACACATTTCGAATCTTCGCCGGTCTCCGTGACGATCCATTCTTCAACAATGTAAAGGGCACACGAGAGGCATATAACGTTGCGGGTGCTGCTCTTAAGAACGGGACATCGGTCGATGGCGCGGGCTGTCCGAACTTCACTCCAGCCACTGCGCAGGCAATACTCGATACGTGGCGTCACACCTCCGGTGGACCGGCAACGAATCTGCTTGCCGGATGGAAGGCGTCTGCAATCGTCGTCTCGATCGATCTTGATGTGCTGACGACTGGAGGAAAGCTTGCCGCTGTGTGGGGAACGGTGCACCGTGTGCCGCACGGACACACAGCCCAGATTGCGCATGGAATGGATAGGCATCCCGCGATGCCGGCGCTTGGCGAAGCCATCGAGCGCACTGCGCGTCCTCTCATCAAAAACGGACTGGTCGGAGGCCCGCTTGATCAGGAGGCCATTAGCTATGCGCGCAGGGAGGCGTATAACCGCGTCGCACGAACTGGCTGGGGCCGATTCTCGCAGGATATCGAGAGAAATCTGAGCCTTTATGACGGATTCGATGGGACATGTGGAAATCAGTGGCTGGCCGACAGGAAAGCGGCGCCATCCAAGCGTTACGCAACTTTGGCGAAGCTATTTGCCGACGATCGAATCTGGGTGAACACTTCCTCGTCAAGCTGCACTCAACTGTTTGCGGTTGAATTTACGGCGTTCGGCACGCCTGGAGCGCTTCGCGAAGACTGTGGAGGCAGAACGCCCAACTATAACGCGAGCAACATTTTTCGATCCTTGCTGACCAAAGGCATGACCAGCGGTTTCGATGATGGTCTCGAACATGACGACAAGGTTCATTCAACCAGCGAGTTTCCTTTTTTGGCGGAGCCATGA
- a CDS encoding MarR family winged helix-turn-helix transcriptional regulator, with amino-acid sequence MNPKQNDSDRVAFLLSQLGARAAQEFTRLLTPLDLSPADAGILRLVARSEGISQQALAAALNMHASRLVALIDDLESRGLLVREVHATDRRLYSLALTAKGKETLLSIREVADEHNRLMCAALTRAETLTLQALLSKIADQMGLAAGVHPGYRSMGGKPSSARRPAGSPLKSKNSKPK; translated from the coding sequence ATGAATCCGAAACAGAATGACTCAGATAGGGTTGCCTTTCTGCTTTCACAATTAGGCGCGCGAGCCGCGCAAGAGTTCACAAGGCTGCTCACCCCGCTCGACCTTTCCCCCGCCGACGCAGGCATTCTGCGGCTCGTCGCTCGGTCGGAAGGTATAAGTCAGCAAGCCCTCGCTGCCGCGCTCAACATGCACGCCAGTCGACTCGTCGCGTTGATAGACGACCTCGAGTCTCGTGGCTTGTTGGTGCGTGAAGTTCATGCCACAGACAGGCGGCTCTACTCCCTCGCCTTGACGGCAAAAGGAAAGGAGACTTTGCTCTCGATACGAGAGGTTGCCGACGAGCACAATCGGCTGATGTGCGCCGCACTCACAAGAGCGGAGACCCTGACGCTCCAGGCACTCCTGTCAAAGATTGCAGATCAGATGGGCCTCGCAGCGGGCGTTCACCCGGGCTATCGGAGCATGGGTGGCAAACCCAGTTCAGCGAGACGTCCAGCAGGTTCTCCGCTGAAGAGCAAGAACTCAAAGCCGAAGTAA
- a CDS encoding SGNH/GDSL hydrolase family protein, translated as MAISKNLFEPKTDQALNFAGATSTVIPPGGSLMSDPIPLPVSDFSEIVVSLYLPDGAQILTGGLHRYPTVVSAPGDRATNSRTEGQTVSARGITSVHPVLFLSGVAVDAAQNVSATILFGDSNTRLYGGYIVERLHLAENPTLAILNMGLDGNRLLHDGVSLGGPSISGSAGFFGGVAGIRRFETALSTLPGVTGAVLMQGTGDIILPGTRAPASETVTPGAVIDGLKHCIGVAQSRNIRIIGATIVPFGGWDPGNSAVSAGVAWSDFETRDAQRQRVNEWIRGCEEYDGLIDADAVLRDPENPVRLKPAYDAGDHLHFSQLGAETLSDAVLKAISIPS; from the coding sequence TTGGCAATCTCCAAAAATCTTTTCGAGCCCAAGACCGATCAAGCGCTTAATTTTGCCGGCGCAACGTCAACCGTCATTCCGCCAGGCGGTTCTTTGATGAGCGACCCGATCCCCCTTCCTGTATCTGATTTCTCGGAAATCGTTGTTAGCCTCTATCTTCCTGACGGCGCGCAAATATTGACCGGCGGCCTACATCGGTATCCAACGGTAGTATCTGCGCCGGGTGACCGTGCGACGAATTCAAGAACCGAAGGTCAGACCGTGTCGGCTCGCGGCATTACGTCCGTTCATCCAGTGCTGTTTCTGAGCGGCGTCGCCGTAGATGCAGCACAAAACGTCTCCGCAACGATCCTTTTCGGCGATTCCAATACACGCCTCTACGGCGGGTACATCGTCGAACGCCTGCATCTCGCCGAGAACCCCACATTAGCAATTCTTAATATGGGATTAGATGGCAACAGGCTCCTTCACGATGGTGTTTCACTTGGCGGACCATCAATTTCCGGTTCGGCAGGATTTTTTGGAGGCGTCGCTGGTATTCGCCGTTTCGAAACCGCACTCTCGACATTGCCGGGTGTCACGGGGGCCGTCTTAATGCAGGGTACTGGGGACATTATCCTCCCGGGAACGCGGGCGCCCGCATCAGAGACTGTAACGCCTGGGGCTGTCATCGATGGTCTGAAGCATTGCATTGGCGTCGCACAATCCCGCAATATCCGTATCATCGGAGCAACAATCGTGCCTTTTGGGGGTTGGGATCCTGGGAATTCGGCTGTGTCGGCGGGAGTTGCATGGAGCGATTTTGAGACTCGTGACGCGCAAAGGCAAAGGGTCAATGAGTGGATACGCGGATGCGAAGAGTACGATGGGTTAATCGATGCCGATGCCGTCTTGCGTGACCCTGAAAACCCCGTGCGACTCAAACCGGCTTATGATGCTGGTGACCATCTTCACTTCAGCCAATTAGGTGCTGAGACTCTCTCAGATGCGGTGTTGAAAGCCATTTCGATTCCATCTTAG